A stretch of the Kroppenstedtia eburnea genome encodes the following:
- a CDS encoding acyl-CoA thioesterase: MPLSTTLQVRFNECDGLGHVNNAVYYTYMETARIELFQMLDPEMDLKDWKLIVASTSCEYKAQASFAQWLKVTTEVERIGKSSFTVLHRISDLQTDEEIAVGRAVMVHYSYHEQKSLPLTPEMRRALQSIALPQ; this comes from the coding sequence ATGCCGTTATCCACCACACTTCAAGTTCGCTTCAATGAATGCGATGGCCTCGGTCATGTGAACAATGCCGTTTATTACACCTATATGGAAACCGCGCGGATCGAGCTGTTTCAGATGCTGGATCCGGAAATGGACCTGAAGGACTGGAAACTGATCGTGGCTTCCACCAGTTGCGAATACAAGGCACAAGCCTCTTTTGCTCAGTGGTTGAAAGTGACCACGGAAGTGGAACGGATCGGCAAGAGTAGCTTCACTGTTCTGCACCGGATTTCCGATCTGCAAACCGATGAGGAAATCGCCGTCGGGCGGGCGGTCATGGTCCATTACAGTTACCATGAACAGAAGAGCCTCCCGCTGACACCGGAGATGAGGAGAGCCCTCCAATCCATCGCT